The Plectropomus leopardus isolate mb chromosome 7, YSFRI_Pleo_2.0, whole genome shotgun sequence genome window below encodes:
- the LOC121945330 gene encoding protein S100-A1-like gives MARLEQAVENIVDVFMAYANEDGKLTQEELKKLFEKEIACPEAKAHFEGADFNKIMGLIDKNRNGEIEFKEFVKCAGFMAKCYYHKKTGKGQLDEN, from the exons ATGGCTCGTTTGGAACAGGCCGTTGAAAacattgttgatgtttttatggcATACGCTAACGAGGATGGCAAGTTAACGCAGGAGGAGTTAAAGAAGCTGTTTGAGAAAGAGATTGCATGCCCTGAGGCTAAG GCTCACTTCGAGGGAGCTGACTTCAACAAGATCATGGGGCTGATTGATAAAAACCGCAATGGAGAGATCGAGTTTAAAGAGTTTGTTAAGTGTGCCGGGTTCATGGCCAAATGCTACTACCATAAGAAGACAGGTAAAGGACAACTAGATGAAAACTGA